The following are encoded together in the Pedobacter sp. D749 genome:
- a CDS encoding carbamoyltransferase N-terminal domain-containing protein: MIICGIKLTHDGAVALIENGELKFCVEMEKIQNNPRYSEITDSAIIGKILNDNGYFLKDVDCFAIDGWAGLTDSFIKTKNQGEDYIIQVAPYREKTRSENLLTQFYFNGLKISDEVLQYESYFHVTNHITSAYCTSPFAAKGESSFVLVWDGGMFPRLYYYDYNNKTIQSLGKLFYLMGNIYSEFSQYFNPFKKEKPVTGESLSVAGKLMAYIAKGKVNELILKDFEFVLENHLELSLKFSDKFATKFIEISSGKNYRDEDILASFHVFLQNKLIEGLNDKIKGSHRGSSNLCFVGGCALNIKWNSAIRESGLFKQMWVPPFPNDSGSAIGAACSAWMVHTGQVNLKWNVYSGPSFINNESATGWLRFECKINELARFIDQVNEPIVLLNGRAELGPRALGNRSIISAATDRNCKSKLNHIKQREDYRPIAPICIEELAPMIFEPGSPDPYMLYDHQVKDEWIDKIPVICHLDGTARLQTVSLADNPTLYQLLCDYYNITGIPVLSNTSANLNGTGFFPNLSSVMEWGKVNYIWSDNVLYAHPAYELFLDNLKRIDHVADSQPAAIIKF; the protein is encoded by the coding sequence ATGATAATTTGTGGTATAAAGTTGACCCATGACGGAGCGGTAGCTCTGATTGAAAACGGAGAATTGAAGTTCTGTGTTGAAATGGAAAAAATCCAAAATAATCCGCGTTATTCTGAAATCACGGATTCAGCCATTATTGGCAAAATTTTAAATGATAATGGCTATTTTTTAAAAGATGTTGACTGTTTTGCGATTGATGGGTGGGCGGGCTTGACTGACTCATTCATTAAGACTAAAAATCAAGGTGAAGATTATATAATACAGGTGGCGCCATATAGGGAAAAAACGCGTTCGGAAAACCTTTTAACTCAATTCTATTTTAATGGATTGAAAATAAGTGATGAGGTTTTGCAATATGAGAGCTACTTTCACGTAACGAATCATATTACCTCAGCTTATTGTACCAGTCCATTTGCAGCAAAAGGTGAAAGTTCGTTCGTATTGGTCTGGGATGGTGGAATGTTTCCCCGTCTTTATTACTACGATTATAATAATAAAACAATTCAAAGCCTGGGTAAATTGTTTTACCTGATGGGCAACATTTATAGCGAATTTTCTCAGTATTTTAATCCTTTTAAAAAGGAGAAGCCCGTTACCGGAGAAAGTTTATCTGTTGCTGGTAAACTCATGGCTTACATTGCTAAGGGTAAGGTTAATGAACTCATATTAAAGGATTTTGAATTTGTTCTTGAAAATCATCTAGAACTGTCCCTCAAATTTTCGGATAAATTTGCGACTAAGTTTATAGAGATCAGTTCAGGGAAAAATTACCGGGATGAAGATATTCTAGCTTCCTTCCATGTTTTTCTGCAAAATAAATTAATCGAAGGTTTAAATGATAAAATTAAAGGAAGTCACCGGGGTTCATCGAATCTGTGTTTTGTTGGCGGTTGTGCGTTAAACATTAAATGGAACAGTGCGATCAGAGAATCTGGCTTGTTTAAACAAATGTGGGTACCGCCGTTTCCAAACGATTCAGGTAGTGCTATAGGTGCAGCATGTTCAGCATGGATGGTACATACGGGGCAGGTTAATCTGAAATGGAACGTATACAGCGGCCCTTCATTTATCAACAACGAATCGGCAACTGGATGGCTCAGATTTGAATGTAAGATTAATGAGCTTGCACGTTTTATAGATCAGGTGAACGAGCCTATCGTATTACTGAATGGACGTGCTGAGCTGGGACCAAGGGCTCTAGGAAATCGGAGTATAATATCTGCCGCCACTGACCGGAATTGCAAAAGTAAACTAAACCATATCAAGCAGCGAGAGGACTACAGACCAATTGCACCAATATGTATAGAAGAATTAGCGCCTATGATATTTGAGCCCGGCTCTCCTGATCCATACATGTTGTATGATCATCAGGTTAAAGACGAATGGATAGATAAGATACCGGTCATCTGTCATTTGGACGGAACGGCTAGATTGCAAACTGTTAGTTTGGCAGATAACCCTACTCTATACCAGCTACTATGTGATTATTATAACATTACCGGAATTCCGGTATTAAGCAACACCAGCGCTAACTTAAATGGCACCGGTTTTTTTCCGAATTTGTCAAGCGTGATGGAGTGGGGAAAGGTAAACTATATCTGGAGTGATAATGTTTTGTACGCCCATCCAGCCTATGAATTGTTTTTGGATAATCTTAAAAGGATAGATCATGTTGCCGACAGCCAGCCGGCAGCAATTATTAAGTTTTAA
- a CDS encoding SDR family NAD(P)-dependent oxidoreductase: MDIAIIGISCRVPEAESPDVFYQNLAAGKDSVRVFSKKRLRSTTIADDENYQLNGFIEDIDFFDHEFFGISLGEAQQMSPQHRMMLEVAYETIENSGYSIDYFDGSNTSVFIAASGIDYYLHAEKFDPMLTTGNLSAIVAGRISRFFNFRGNSVVIDTSCSSSLTAVHHACNDLILGESSCALVGGVSLNLFPPVINDQYDMGISSADGKAKAFSAEANGTVPGEAVCCLLLKPLVEAIKSGDIIHAVIKSTAVNQDANRSGSLTAPSSTAQAEVIQKAWEKAKIDPSTITYIEAHGTGTKLGDPIEIQGIDSAFRKHTDKIGFCAVSSVKTNIGHTDCAAGIVGLLKATLSLKYKVLLPSLHFNSPNPFINFENSSVYVNTTLKNWDVGKTGVRRAGVSSFGLSGTNCHVVLEEYDGGLKVLPSQTNKSELFVFSARTERALRRIIKRFSDKLIDTPGLFLNDLAYTLAVGKKHFNCRLSFVVKDRTSLLKVLEDFSASNEVFHWKIDVATVAVFSPDLNISEKFIATYSNRYAIFRDSMEECEKAYGENRQTEEFRKFAFQYSFYKLLLSLGVKAKYLIGVGIGQYVVEVISGRQLLTEVLPAILIDSLDHSDIEGRCKKILEKFESQSVVFIEIGKLGLISKQLQSLIERNPDVEVTALKAAMDEDGLNDYISELYRFGFDIDWGCYYSGSTARRVEVPVYPFERVRCWIREALPTRVHNWFHELVWDAAEAKGFTGVTGNSYVIIMDELGLGLGLISALRLAGNECITVSRGKRYEMESAGAYIIDPEEESCYEQLYEDLRTMTKLTGIIDLSGYRKVEAGTEAQAVKYLYSQVYLAKYFSGHLCRKGFEYVQVSSNGYRIGTGDDPVLAIHTAGSCFLKGVLSEYTGLKARGIDVDIYTEHVSDAIGYVFKELGTEDNIKFVGYRLGKRYVQQFKKVAAPELHQSSVPVIRSGGVYLVTGGASGIGLEISKSLSRVSGVRLIILGQTFLPVKAQWNDTSDLSPVEQERISALKSLEASGALVDYYGLDMREEAAMSVTFEKIRQTTVKLDGIIHSAGVGISGYSLSEQTNSEIDSILGPKIYGTYFLDKYSRELHPDFLVMFSSLNSLVPKRRSAVYAAANGYQDGYCNYSGYQGTKFIGINWPGWSECGMGARGLGGSAPENTGEDVLKHITTGDGIDSFYALLDMGRANTAVAEVDITGFKINPFFSVGNEVVLNPSVSMGLSPSAGEGSGPDEALTISGLSQAESRVHMVWQEILKAETISVDSDFFEMGGHSLNGSQVINRLEKLFEVELEFEDLFEYPTIRSLSAYIEQLQSAGDMTEYSDIAHIPDSVYYDLSHSQKGIWISDQFENAQAAYNIPSAYLLKGILNIDAISRSFEMVVLRYEILRTGFEVVDGEPKQRVKNLLESGFKVEVKDLTNQSFNETQLNKLILEEFWKPFELESTPLLRVNIVRLDHEKNALFFTLHHIISDNWSMDIFIGEVAKYYNEYVAGKILQTTPMRLQYRDFVNWQNSQISNGDSIMRKYWLENMGGVIPVLNLPLDYNRPLRKTIDGSSIIFSLDVELVTKIKKTCKEQEISLFMFLVAGINCLLYKYTGQCDIIVGTPTAGRTHKDLEDQIGLFINTIPLRTRFDPTNDTIEKFLANIKQTILGAFKHQLYPLNKLVNELNITRDLSRSPLFDVMITLYNKESERDQKPQLKDIIIDELKLEIAHSPMELSIDFTENDGSIIAEVQYNTNLFSQKRIGKIESQLKKIIACFTNEVKAKINEINILSAKESVIAGVWARHLGITVESIWVDNDFFELGATDLIASEIISEINQVCDIDLTLGDLKSHPTIFKLCNYIEEIRETDATIVIDTQQLRNYRVDKSTL, translated from the coding sequence ATGGACATTGCCATAATCGGTATTTCTTGCCGCGTTCCCGAAGCGGAGTCACCAGATGTTTTTTATCAAAATCTTGCAGCAGGGAAAGATAGTGTTCGGGTATTCTCGAAAAAGCGCCTAAGAAGTACCACAATCGCTGATGACGAGAATTATCAGTTAAATGGTTTTATCGAAGATATTGATTTTTTTGACCATGAATTCTTCGGAATATCTTTAGGTGAAGCGCAGCAAATGTCTCCTCAGCATCGTATGATGTTGGAAGTTGCCTATGAAACTATTGAAAATTCTGGCTATAGCATAGATTATTTTGACGGCTCTAATACCTCGGTTTTTATCGCGGCGTCTGGAATCGACTATTATTTGCATGCAGAAAAATTCGATCCTATGTTAACCACTGGCAACCTAAGTGCGATAGTAGCCGGTAGAATTTCAAGGTTTTTCAATTTCCGTGGCAATTCAGTAGTTATTGACACATCTTGCTCATCATCATTGACAGCCGTTCATCATGCTTGTAACGATTTGATACTTGGAGAATCAAGCTGCGCACTCGTTGGTGGCGTTAGCCTAAATCTTTTCCCGCCCGTAATCAATGATCAGTATGACATGGGGATAAGCTCGGCGGATGGAAAAGCCAAAGCTTTCTCTGCTGAAGCCAATGGAACAGTTCCAGGTGAAGCTGTTTGCTGTCTGCTATTAAAACCCTTGGTGGAAGCGATTAAATCAGGTGATATTATCCATGCAGTAATTAAATCAACTGCTGTAAATCAGGATGCCAATCGATCCGGTAGTTTAACAGCTCCAAGCAGTACTGCTCAAGCTGAAGTTATTCAGAAAGCTTGGGAAAAAGCAAAAATAGATCCAAGTACTATAACCTATATAGAAGCACATGGGACAGGAACGAAACTGGGAGATCCAATAGAAATTCAAGGGATTGACAGCGCATTTCGCAAGCATACTGACAAAATCGGCTTTTGTGCTGTGTCATCGGTTAAAACAAATATTGGACATACGGATTGCGCAGCTGGAATTGTTGGTTTACTCAAGGCGACACTTTCCCTTAAATACAAAGTATTGCTTCCGTCTCTGCACTTTAATTCACCAAATCCGTTTATCAATTTTGAGAATTCATCTGTGTATGTTAACACTACATTGAAAAACTGGGATGTGGGAAAAACTGGGGTTAGACGGGCTGGCGTTAGTTCATTCGGACTATCAGGTACAAATTGCCATGTCGTTTTAGAGGAGTACGATGGCGGACTGAAGGTTTTACCAAGCCAAACAAATAAGAGTGAGTTATTTGTTTTTTCAGCTAGAACGGAGCGGGCACTGCGACGGATTATCAAAAGATTTTCGGATAAACTTATAGATACACCCGGTTTATTCTTGAACGATCTTGCTTATACATTGGCTGTTGGCAAAAAGCATTTTAACTGCAGATTATCGTTTGTTGTTAAGGACCGAACATCGCTGTTGAAAGTTTTGGAAGATTTTAGTGCATCAAATGAGGTATTCCACTGGAAAATCGATGTAGCGACAGTCGCTGTATTTTCGCCGGATTTAAATATAAGTGAAAAATTTATAGCCACTTACAGTAACAGATATGCGATTTTCCGCGATTCTATGGAAGAATGTGAGAAGGCATACGGTGAAAATAGACAGACTGAAGAATTCAGAAAGTTCGCTTTTCAATACAGCTTTTATAAACTATTGCTTTCACTTGGAGTAAAAGCGAAATACCTCATCGGTGTCGGTATTGGGCAATATGTAGTAGAAGTCATTAGCGGGCGTCAATTACTGACGGAGGTTTTACCAGCAATACTTATTGATAGTTTAGATCATAGCGATATAGAAGGGAGATGCAAAAAAATACTCGAAAAATTCGAATCACAGTCAGTTGTTTTTATTGAGATCGGGAAATTGGGTTTGATCTCAAAACAGTTGCAATCATTAATCGAAAGAAATCCTGATGTGGAAGTAACTGCATTGAAAGCGGCCATGGATGAAGATGGTTTGAATGACTATATCAGTGAACTATACAGATTTGGGTTTGATATAGACTGGGGTTGTTATTATTCTGGTAGTACGGCCCGGCGTGTAGAAGTTCCTGTTTATCCCTTTGAACGTGTGCGTTGCTGGATCAGGGAAGCCTTACCCACGCGTGTCCACAACTGGTTTCATGAATTGGTTTGGGATGCTGCCGAAGCTAAAGGTTTTACTGGAGTTACTGGGAACAGTTATGTGATCATCATGGACGAACTTGGTTTAGGTTTGGGATTGATATCCGCCCTACGTTTGGCCGGGAACGAATGTATTACGGTAAGTCGTGGTAAGCGATACGAGATGGAGTCTGCTGGTGCATATATTATAGATCCGGAAGAAGAATCGTGTTATGAACAGCTTTATGAGGATTTACGTACCATGACTAAACTGACGGGGATCATAGATTTATCGGGATATCGTAAGGTTGAAGCTGGCACGGAGGCCCAGGCCGTTAAGTATTTGTACTCGCAGGTATACCTGGCCAAATATTTTAGCGGTCATCTGTGTCGTAAGGGCTTTGAATATGTACAGGTAAGCAGTAATGGTTACCGTATCGGTACAGGAGATGATCCGGTTTTAGCTATCCACACTGCAGGCAGTTGTTTTTTAAAGGGCGTATTATCAGAATATACAGGTTTAAAAGCACGTGGCATAGATGTAGACATTTATACAGAGCATGTATCGGATGCCATCGGTTATGTGTTTAAAGAACTGGGAACGGAAGATAACATAAAGTTTGTTGGCTACCGTTTGGGTAAACGTTATGTTCAGCAATTTAAGAAAGTGGCGGCTCCTGAGCTGCACCAGTCATCCGTACCGGTTATCCGTTCGGGAGGTGTTTACCTAGTTACTGGGGGTGCCAGCGGTATCGGACTGGAAATAAGCAAGTCTTTATCAAGAGTATCAGGTGTCAGGCTGATCATTCTGGGGCAGACCTTCTTACCGGTCAAAGCGCAGTGGAATGATACCTCAGACCTTAGCCCTGTGGAACAGGAGCGGATCTCGGCCTTGAAATCACTGGAAGCATCAGGCGCCTTGGTAGATTATTATGGTCTTGATATGCGTGAAGAAGCGGCGATGTCTGTAACATTTGAGAAAATAAGACAGACGACGGTTAAGCTGGATGGGATCATACATTCCGCAGGTGTTGGTATAAGCGGTTATAGTTTGTCAGAACAGACAAATTCAGAAATAGACAGTATCCTGGGCCCAAAGATCTATGGGACTTATTTTCTGGATAAGTACAGCCGGGAACTGCATCCGGATTTTTTAGTGATGTTCAGTTCTTTGAACTCCCTGGTTCCTAAAAGGCGGAGTGCAGTTTATGCAGCTGCTAACGGTTATCAGGATGGTTATTGTAATTATTCTGGTTATCAGGGGACAAAATTTATCGGGATCAACTGGCCTGGCTGGTCAGAGTGTGGTATGGGCGCGCGGGGTTTGGGCGGATCAGCACCTGAAAACACGGGCGAAGATGTGCTGAAGCATATAACAACGGGTGATGGTATAGATAGTTTCTATGCCTTATTGGATATGGGCCGTGCTAACACAGCGGTAGCAGAAGTAGATATCACCGGATTTAAGATAAACCCGTTTTTCAGCGTGGGAAATGAAGTTGTGCTGAATCCTTCAGTGTCAATGGGCTTATCCCCATCTGCGGGGGAAGGTTCCGGGCCGGATGAGGCTTTAACAATCAGTGGTTTAAGTCAGGCTGAATCCAGGGTTCATATGGTTTGGCAGGAGATACTGAAAGCAGAAACCATATCGGTGGATTCAGATTTTTTCGAGATGGGTGGCCATTCATTGAATGGCAGCCAGGTAATTAATCGTCTAGAGAAGCTTTTTGAGGTAGAGCTGGAATTTGAGGATTTGTTTGAATACCCAACGATTCGTTCATTGTCAGCATATATAGAACAATTGCAGTCAGCGGGCGATATGACTGAATATTCAGATATAGCGCATATTCCGGATTCCGTTTATTATGATTTGTCACATTCACAAAAGGGCATTTGGATATCGGACCAATTTGAGAACGCTCAAGCTGCTTACAATATTCCAAGTGCTTACCTATTAAAAGGCATTTTGAATATAGATGCGATCAGTCGGTCATTTGAGATGGTAGTGTTGCGATATGAAATTCTTCGAACGGGATTTGAAGTTGTTGATGGTGAACCAAAACAAAGAGTGAAAAATCTCCTTGAATCAGGCTTTAAAGTAGAAGTTAAAGACCTGACCAACCAATCTTTTAACGAAACACAGTTGAATAAGTTGATTCTGGAAGAATTCTGGAAGCCTTTTGAACTTGAATCCACACCATTATTGCGAGTTAACATCGTTCGATTGGACCATGAAAAAAATGCCCTTTTCTTTACCTTACATCATATTATATCTGACAACTGGTCTATGGATATTTTTATAGGGGAAGTTGCAAAGTATTATAATGAGTACGTTGCTGGCAAGATCTTACAGACCACACCAATGAGATTACAATACCGTGATTTTGTTAATTGGCAAAATAGCCAAATCAGTAACGGTGATTCGATCATGCGAAAATATTGGTTAGAAAATATGGGTGGAGTAATTCCTGTCTTGAACCTTCCGCTCGATTACAATCGGCCCTTGAGAAAGACAATCGATGGGAGCAGTATTATTTTTTCTTTGGATGTGGAATTGGTAACGAAAATAAAGAAAACATGTAAGGAACAGGAAATTAGTCTGTTTATGTTTTTAGTAGCCGGTATCAATTGCTTGTTATACAAATACACAGGCCAATGTGACATCATTGTAGGTACGCCTACTGCTGGCCGGACACATAAAGATTTAGAAGATCAAATAGGGTTATTTATCAATACAATACCACTCCGGACAAGGTTTGATCCAACGAACGATACTATTGAAAAATTTCTAGCAAATATTAAACAAACTATCCTTGGGGCATTTAAGCATCAGTTATATCCATTGAATAAATTGGTTAATGAGTTAAACATAACCAGAGATTTAAGCCGTTCGCCTCTCTTTGATGTAATGATTACTCTTTATAATAAGGAATCGGAAAGGGATCAGAAACCACAATTGAAAGACATTATAATTGATGAATTGAAATTGGAGATAGCCCACAGTCCAATGGAACTGTCAATTGATTTTACAGAAAATGATGGTTCAATAATCGCAGAAGTTCAATACAATACCAATTTATTCAGTCAGAAAAGGATCGGGAAAATAGAAAGTCAGCTTAAAAAAATAATTGCTTGCTTTACAAATGAAGTCAAAGCAAAGATTAATGAAATCAATATCCTCTCCGCTAAAGAAAGTGTTATCGCCGGTGTGTGGGCACGCCATTTGGGAATAACGGTAGAATCGATTTGGGTAGATAATGATTTCTTCGAACTGGGTGCTACCGATCTGATTGCAAGTGAAATAATTAGCGAAATCAATCAAGTTTGTGATATTGATCTAACCTTGGGAGATTTAAAGTCACATCCTACAATCTTTAAGCTCTGTAATTACATCGAGGAAATACGGGAAACCGATGCTACAATCGTAATTGATACTCAGCAACTGAGAAATTATAGAGTGGATAAATCCACTCTATAA
- a CDS encoding non-ribosomal peptide synthetase, with the protein MSLNLTKENIRNVYPLTPMQEGMYLDFLLKRPERTYFEQLSFIQNGELDLDILKECFNKVIERHEVLRTVFTHKVGGKPLQVVLKAAEIEFYFEDISRLQDSKTILLAYKAKDEERFFDLNKSLLFRVAVFKLAVNVFQFVWSWHHIIMDAWCIGLLSNDILYMYNRLNSKKSIDLPPVKPYSSYVNWLSKRNGTQSTAFWSSYLDGLEENIILSNQDLLTSKKSRDQLSLKFDDQTSAAIKKLTQKLNITLNVFVQTVWGILLGKITAKKDVVFGAVVSGRPSEIEGIETIIGLFINTVPVRLKIKENQNVSSLMADAQANALDAESHHYSSLSEIISHNALDKDFINHILIFQNFPFTELDENKDSALKPSNFEVVENFYYDLNIFTQIKGKIELIFEFNTAKYTKLRITAFADYFNTIVMQLLSDPQICVDKISLISETDKRKITGFNQTEKSRSDKTFIQAFEKRIIDHHNKIAVNFKGKRLTYQELNAEANKLSVFLKDQYEIKAGDIVVVMMERSERLIITLLAIMKARAAFLPLEVNYPDTRKKTIIENAQPAVMITDSTFLLGIDIYFSGKIFAADIQLGSLSECGEMATDTSAASDLLYVLFTSGSSGKPKGVQIVNGSFINYMLWANAFYFNNNDGYTFAFFTPITFDLTLTSIFSTLLRGDEIVIYDNDDTAVVLRDVFQVSNLINTVKITPSHITLLKYLGINQTNIKSVIVGGEKLNKEQIHFLLGLNPAVKIYNEYGPTEATIACTAVEITDENAISVGSPIWNTKIHILDENLNLVPIGETGELYISGVAVSSGYIGNTLLTNDCFIADLENPGQKMYRSGDLGYWTDEGVINFVGRKDTQLKIRGYRIELSEIELTIHQIKSVVNAIVIPDKSCTELIAFVTLKNELEIDTIKLFVKERLPSYMCPDIIIILKTIPLTPNGKIDNKQLLRLAASGPVPASVRLPANRYEQEILVVWQAVLGKDAIQTNDSFFNIGGNSLMVVKLFNHLNNYFPDIFTIADLFDHSTIMSQAIYLENKSRSADTISENVIEF; encoded by the coding sequence ATGAGCCTGAACTTAACTAAGGAAAATATCAGAAATGTTTACCCACTTACGCCAATGCAAGAGGGAATGTATTTGGATTTCTTGTTAAAGAGACCAGAACGAACTTATTTTGAACAGCTAAGCTTTATTCAAAATGGCGAACTCGACCTTGATATTCTAAAAGAATGTTTTAATAAAGTAATTGAGCGACATGAAGTATTGCGAACTGTTTTTACGCATAAAGTTGGAGGAAAGCCTTTACAGGTAGTATTGAAAGCGGCTGAGATAGAATTTTATTTCGAAGATATTTCCCGCCTTCAGGACTCCAAGACAATTCTTTTGGCATACAAAGCGAAAGATGAGGAAAGGTTTTTCGATTTAAATAAAAGTCTGCTTTTTCGTGTAGCAGTATTTAAACTCGCAGTGAATGTTTTTCAATTTGTCTGGAGTTGGCATCATATTATTATGGACGCATGGTGTATAGGTTTGTTGTCTAATGATATACTGTACATGTATAATCGTTTGAACAGTAAAAAGTCGATTGATTTACCTCCAGTGAAGCCTTACAGCAGTTATGTCAACTGGCTGTCTAAAAGAAACGGCACGCAATCAACCGCATTTTGGTCATCATACCTCGACGGATTGGAAGAAAATATAATACTAAGCAATCAGGATTTACTAACGAGCAAAAAATCACGCGATCAACTTAGCCTTAAATTCGACGATCAGACATCTGCAGCAATAAAGAAGTTAACCCAAAAGTTGAATATTACTTTAAATGTATTTGTTCAAACTGTTTGGGGAATATTGCTAGGTAAAATCACCGCTAAGAAAGATGTTGTTTTTGGTGCGGTTGTTTCCGGCCGGCCATCCGAAATAGAAGGGATAGAAACAATAATTGGTTTGTTTATTAATACTGTTCCGGTTAGGTTGAAGATAAAGGAAAACCAAAATGTATCTTCATTAATGGCAGATGCTCAGGCTAATGCGCTAGATGCCGAATCTCATCATTATTCTTCTTTATCGGAAATTATTTCCCATAACGCTTTGGATAAAGATTTTATCAATCATATTCTAATATTCCAAAATTTTCCGTTTACCGAACTTGATGAAAATAAAGATTCAGCTTTGAAGCCAAGTAATTTTGAAGTGGTAGAAAATTTTTATTATGACCTAAATATTTTCACTCAGATTAAGGGTAAAATAGAATTGATTTTTGAATTCAACACCGCTAAATATACTAAACTCAGGATAACCGCTTTTGCAGATTATTTTAATACTATAGTGATGCAGTTGCTCAGTGATCCTCAAATCTGCGTCGACAAAATTTCTTTGATCTCAGAAACAGACAAAAGAAAAATAACTGGGTTCAATCAGACAGAGAAATCAAGGTCAGACAAAACATTTATCCAGGCTTTCGAAAAAAGGATAATTGACCATCATAATAAAATCGCAGTAAACTTTAAAGGAAAAAGATTAACCTATCAGGAATTAAATGCCGAGGCAAACAAACTGAGTGTTTTCTTGAAAGACCAATATGAAATTAAAGCAGGTGACATTGTAGTTGTAATGATGGAAAGGTCGGAGCGGCTAATCATCACCCTACTAGCCATTATGAAGGCCCGGGCAGCCTTCTTGCCGCTAGAAGTAAATTACCCTGACACCAGAAAAAAAACAATTATTGAGAATGCTCAGCCAGCAGTAATGATTACTGATTCAACATTTTTGCTGGGGATTGATATCTACTTCTCGGGAAAGATTTTCGCAGCAGATATTCAATTGGGAAGTTTGTCAGAATGCGGAGAAATGGCTACGGATACAAGCGCTGCTTCTGATTTATTATATGTTCTTTTTACCTCAGGATCAAGTGGTAAGCCAAAAGGAGTACAAATTGTGAACGGTAGCTTTATTAATTATATGTTATGGGCGAATGCATTTTACTTTAACAATAATGACGGATACACCTTTGCCTTTTTTACTCCAATAACATTTGATTTAACGCTTACAAGCATATTTTCAACACTACTTAGGGGCGACGAAATTGTTATTTACGACAATGATGATACTGCTGTAGTGTTAAGAGACGTATTTCAGGTCTCAAACCTTATCAATACAGTTAAAATTACGCCCTCACACATCACGCTTCTAAAGTATTTAGGCATTAACCAAACCAATATCAAGAGTGTTATAGTTGGAGGCGAAAAGTTAAACAAAGAACAAATCCATTTTCTTCTCGGTCTCAATCCTGCAGTGAAGATATATAATGAATATGGACCTACTGAAGCCACGATTGCCTGTACAGCTGTAGAAATAACAGACGAAAATGCGATCTCTGTTGGAAGCCCGATCTGGAATACGAAGATTCACATCTTAGATGAAAATTTGAACCTAGTACCTATTGGGGAAACAGGAGAACTTTATATATCCGGAGTAGCTGTTTCATCCGGATACATTGGCAACACTTTATTGACAAATGATTGCTTTATTGCCGATCTGGAAAATCCAGGACAAAAAATGTATAGATCGGGGGACCTGGGCTACTGGACCGATGAGGGCGTTATTAATTTTGTAGGAAGGAAAGACACTCAACTAAAAATCCGCGGTTACCGCATCGAATTAAGCGAGATAGAGCTTACAATACATCAAATCAAGTCGGTAGTAAATGCCATAGTAATTCCAGATAAATCTTGTACAGAATTAATTGCATTCGTCACACTAAAAAATGAGCTTGAAATCGACACTATAAAGTTGTTTGTTAAAGAAAGACTTCCATCATACATGTGTCCTGATATTATTATTATACTTAAAACAATCCCTTTAACCCCAAATGGAAAAATTGACAACAAGCAGCTTCTTAGGTTAGCCGCCTCTGGTCCAGTTCCAGCCTCAGTCCGTTTACCGGCTAATCGATACGAACAAGAAATTCTGGTTGTGTGGCAAGCTGTTTTAGGAAAAGATGCTATCCAGACAAACGATAGTTTTTTTAATATAGGTGGTAATTCATTAATGGTAGTGAAGTTGTTTAATCACCTAAATAATTATTTCCCAGACATATTTACCATAGCAGATTTATTCGATCATTCAACCATAATGAGTCAAGCTATTTACCTGGAAAATAAAAGTAGATCTGCAGACACCATTTCCGAAAATGTAATTGAATTTTAA